The sequence below is a genomic window from Thermoflavifilum sp..
GGTGCATATCAGGAAAATGATTCGGCTCGTTTATACATTGAACGGCCTTCCCGAATGAATGAATACACCGATGATCTCGACGACGACGCTCCGTTTTAACCATGAATGCCCCATATTGCGCTTATCAACGTACGGATACCTGGCCTTTGCTCTATGTAGAGTCTATACCCGATGTGGGCGAACAGGTTGAGCTGGATGCCGGGAATGCACGGCATTGCCTTCAGGTACTGCGCATGGAGCCAGGCGATCGGTTGTTGCTTACCGATGGGCGTGGATTGAAGGCCGAGGCCACACTCGTAGAGATCCGGGCTGGAGCATCATCCCGGCGTAGCGGTCGGAAATCATCCCCGCCCTCGGCTGTTGTGCATCTCGCATCGGTCGTGCCGCAACCTTCGCCACCCGAGCATATCCTGGCCGTAGCCTTACCGCATCACGCCGGGCGGGCTGAATGGCTTATGGAAAAAGCTACGGAACTCGGCATCCGGCATATCTATCCGCTGATCACCGTGCGCTCGACCTATAGTCGGTGGAAACCCGAACGATATCACCAGTTGATGATTGCAGCCATGTTGCAGTCCTTCCAGTTTTACTTACCCGAACTCCATCCTCCCATTGCATTTGCCGAATGGATACATGCATGTCCTGCGGAAAGGCGAGCTATAGCGCATTGTGAGCCAGCTGCGAAGCTTGCTGTATGGCAATTTGTAGCACAAACGGGCAGCAAATGTATACTGGTCGGACCGGAGGGAGATTTTACACCGGAAGAAATTGAGATGGCGCGGAAAGCGGGCTGGCAGGAAATCTCACTCGGGCATACCCGGCTGCGCACGGAAACCGCCGCCATCGTAGCCTGCACCTGGATGACCGCTACCGTTTCCGCATATCATCAGGCCATTAGTTCATCTTAAGTGGAGCAATCATTTGAAATTCGGGGATCTTTACTTCAAAAACCCGTTTGGTCATCAGGTTTTCCATCAGGTAGGTACCATACATCTTACCCATTTCGGTACGCAGGTTACAACCTGAAACATATTGATAGCGCTCGCCCGCAGCAATGATGGGCTGCATACCCACTACACCTTCGCCTTCAATTTCGCGTTTTACGCCATTGGAATCGACCACATACCAGTGTCTGCGTAACAATTTTATGGGAAACACATTATCATTTTCAATCGTAATCCGGTAGGCAAACATGAATTCATTACCCATGGGGTTGGAATAATCGGGCTGAAAAAATGTTTCCACGCTTATGGTGATGCCTTCCGTGACCTTTTTCATTTGTAGGTTGATTTGTGTAAAGATAAATATTTTATGATACTATCCTGTAAAATTTACAGGAACAAAAACAAAGGGTTGATCTTTCCGGACGATGATGCCGGCGATCAACCCTACCTGATGCAACAACCCTACTGCTTCCAATCTGCTGCCGCTCCTCTGGCAAGCGTAAAAGTGCGGGTGAGATTGAAGCCCCACCGAAATTGTCCCCGGGTCCAGCTTGTGGTGGTGCCGGGTATGAATTGATTTTCCAGAATCGAAGTGGCATTGGTGAATTCAATATGAAACACGTGTCCACCCGTTTCTATTTCCCAGCCAATGCCGATGGGAAAATAGAAATGTTGATTGAATTGTTGTTTATAGTAATTCTGTGAAGCCTGGCTGCGGAAAGGTGCTGCGAAATCGGCGATGATGCCCATGCGTTTGTTGATTTTGTATCGAAATCCGGCTCCTAAGGCAAACATCAGATGGGGGTCATGCGGAGCCGTAAGGGCACGAGCTACCCAGGTGGGAATCAATTCCGCAGAAAAGCTTTCCGAGAACTTACGGGCGAACAAGAATTGCACAACTCCACTCCAGCGGTCACCAAATTGCTGAAAATCGATATTCGATTGTGGGATGGATTGGCGCTGTGCTGCACTGAACACCCCTCTGGCAAACAGCGCAAGTGAAACAGGCATCTGTCCATCGGTGGTTTGATCGAGCAATCGGTATTTTGCCGTGAGGTAAAAGAGCTGGGTTTGAAATTCAGAAACCCCGTTTGGTGCTCCTTTATCACGACCTATTCCGGCAGTGAAACGATTGCTGAATCCGTATTCGAATCCGATTAACACATCGCTGATTGCATCCATTCCAAAGAAAGTTTTACCCCCGCCATTGCTGCCTGCAAAATCGCCAAAACGATGGCCAACGATGAAGAGCAAATCATGTGCATGTAAAGTTTTGGTGGTTTGCAGATTCACCAGTGTGGTGCCTTTGAAAGTGGCTATGACGGGCAAATGTGTGGTGGTGCTATCAGCAAAAAGTTTGCTCAGATCCTGCTGCGACCGGCCATCATGGGGTAGCAATAGCACCAGCGCCAGCATCGGCCATGCATAACATCTTTTCATGTTTTCCGTTTGTACCTGAAAGAATCGGATAATCAGCGGTTGAAGTTGCCTGTAAGCAGGCGGGAAATGTGCAGATTGCTATGCAATGATGGATGAGCGTGCGGGTGAAATCGCTTCTTGATAGCATTTCCACACATGAGCTATTATGAATTATCTCGAAAAAACAAATTAGCCCAACGGTGCAATGCTACCAGTTATGCGCCCGGACTGCCCGATGCGGAATTATCCACGCTATACAGAGCATCCACCGTAACCTGCACCTGCTCGGCAATATCTTTCATCAATAATCTTGGAATTTGAATCTGATGATCGGCAAGTTTTACATTAAACACGGCATGTCCGCTTACCTGTTTATTTTTTACGGTGAGTGTGGCTGGCACTGTGTAGTTTTTGCTTACTCCATGAATCGTTAATATGCCCTGCACCTGTACGGGATAATTGCCATCCTTGCTGAGATCGGGCATCTGCAATACATTACCTTTGAATTCAGCATAAGGATATTTGTCGCTTTCCATGAAGTCTTCATTGAAATGCTCCTGCATCAAACTTCTCCGAAAGGTGAAGCTGCGGATCATGACCTTGAAATACAAACTACCATTTGCAGTGTTTAACGCCGAAACGGCCTGATCGCTTTCTGCTTTGATATCTTCAATGGGTGCCGGTGAATAAAAGGAGATATGCGCATTTCGGCAGATAAGGATATCGGCGGCAGTGCCGGAAGATGCAGGCTTATGCGCATGAGTCGGGAAAAAAGTCAGTGGTAGGATGTTGCCGAGAAAAAGAATTTTTTGAAGCAGATGCATCATTAAAAGGTTTAGCAAAGTAAACGGGTTTACGGCCTATGGGGTTGGCCTGTGCGTCTAATTTTTTGTTAAGGTTAAAAATGATAGTTCAGCGAAAACCAGCTACCCAGGCTCTGCAATCTTACCTGACCATAGCCTATATCCGAAAGCGGCAATTTGAAATAAGGCTCAACCTGCACGGAAAAATGTGGACTGATGGATTGTTCAAATCCGATGGAAAGGTTGCCGATAGCAAAGAAATGTTCGTTTACATTATCGAGTGATACATGCCAGGGGTAGCCGGGCATATAGCGTTTATAGGCATAGCGGTAATCTTCTTTTCGCATGAAATAGGACGAGATACCGGCTGCCACGAATAATCGTTGACGGCTCCCGGCAACGATATCCCATTGCAGGTTGAGGGGGACATCCGTGATTTTGCAGGCGGCCTGAATGGATTTGATATTTTCTTTTTCCTCGGGGGTGAGGGGCATGTGATAATCGTCTGCAGTGCCGTTGTAGTTGGCCCGGCTGAACAGCATACCCGTTGCTGCATGCAGGCGAGATGAAAGCCTCACGTTCAGCATCCATCCCGTACCAAATGAAGAATACGCGGCCGGTTTATTGGGTAATCGAGCCCAGGTGGGGCCGGTCATGATGCTGAATGTCCACCGGTAAGTTGAAAACCGCTTAAAATCAGCATTTGATAGGTGAATGGTTTGCTGCACCGGGAGATGGATTTGTGGGTGGGTGGTGGCATTTAACGGGGGTAAATTCACCGACCAGGAACGATTTGTCGTGGCAGCGTCTTCGTCGGCATGGGTGTCGGGCTGTTGCTGGGGTTGATGGTCTGCTGTGCGTGGATTGGTCGGTACTTGTGGATTGACGGCTGGTTGGGCCCGATCGGGTATGTGTGTACGGTTGGCTATCCCGGGCATAGGGGATGGTTGAGCCGATGCACCGGCGGAGGGCTGGCTGGTGCGGGTTTGTGTTTGTTGTATAGCCCGGGCAGGCTCAGATAGTGCTGGCGCCGTATGGTTATGGGAAGCAGATGCGGTGATGGAAGACCCTGATGGTGCCGAACGGGTTTGCTGGCTGGTGGGTTCAGGAGCGCGCATGGATACCTGTGGCTGCAGCCATAGCTTCCAGGAAAGCCAGCCTGCTGCGGCAGCTGTTGCTACGCCTATCCATAGCCAGCGCCGGAAGCGGATATGCCGGTCAGGACGGCCAGACTCGAGCCGACGGGCGATCTCCTGCCAGTTTTCCGCAGGTACCTGAGGCTGATGCATGGCAGCGGCTTCCCGAAAAAGCCTGTCCAGCTCATCATCGCTCATATCTGGAGTAAAGTTCTGCATATCTTGACAACAACATTTTGCGTAATTTTTCACGGGCTTTAGCAAGATTGGATTTGGAAGTCCCTACCGAAATGCCCAATTGACGGGCAATCTCCTCGTGAGAATATCCATCAATCACAAACAGGTTGAACACCATCCGATAAGCAGGTGAAAGCGTTTGCACCATTTTCATGAGCTCCTCGTGGCTGAGCTTATCCAGCGGTGTGGCCTGTGCTGCGGCTTTATGCATCACGGCATGATCTACTTCTTCATGCTGGTGCTTGCGATTTGCCCGATAATAATCGATGGCTGTATAAATCATGATTTTCTTTACCCAGCTTTTAAAACTCACCACCAGGTGCTGATGCTGCTTTTCCGGCCGGAATTGATGCAAATGGGTGAAAATCTTCACAAACCCATCGTTCATCACCTGTCGGGCTTCATCTTCCTGATGGGCATATCGCAAGCAAATGGCCATGGCATATCTGCAAAATTGTTCGTAGAGTTGTTGCTGACTGGCAGATATGCCTTTCCTACAACCTTCTAACAAGGAAGCAAGTTGTTCGTCCGTAAGGGGCACCAGGTTGTTGCTTTGTTCTTCCACGAATCGATAGAACTGCGTGAAAGGTTGTGTTAACCTTATAAAATTACGAAAAGAACAAGCACCGGTGCGGCAAGGAGGTCGGGGTTAGGATGTACGCACAGCTGCCATTACTTCCTGAGCATGCCGGGCCGTGTTGGGCTTGCGGATGATTTTTTCAATCACACCCTGTTCGTTGATGATAAAGGTGGTTCGAACAGTGCCTAAAAATGATTTGCCCATGAATTTTTTGGGTGCATACACGCCATAAGCCTGGACGATTTGCTTGTCGGTATCGGCGATCAGCGTAAACGGAAGCTGGTATTTCTGCTCAAATTTCTGATGGCTGGCTACCGAATCGGTGCTGACGCCAATGACTTCCAACCCCATCTGTTTCAGTTCAGCATAATGGTCGCGCAGGCTACAGGCCTGAGCCGTGCAACCGGGAGTATTGTCTTTTGGATAAAAATACAGTACCACCTTTTTGCCCCGATAATCGGAGAGTTTTACGGTACGACCCTGTTGGTCGACGCCGGTAAAGTCCGGAGCCAGATCGCCTTCATTCAGCGTTGCCATAAGTGTGAAATTTTAAGGTTAACGAATAAAATGCAGTTCATACGTCCGACTGTTGCCCACGTTGTCACTTACCGTGATGATAAGCGTATGTCTTCCGGGCGGGCAATGCTCATCAAAACTATAATAAATCGTGTTTCTGAATTGTCCCATCAATAACCATTTTCCGTCTAATGTTGCCCGATAACTGGCTATACCGCTCAGGTCGTCTGTGATTCGAAACCTGATTTCGCGTGCATCCGTAAGCCGGATGCCGTCGTGGAGCTTGCCCAGGGGCATAATCAATGGTGCTGTAGTATCGGCTTTCACTTCAAAATCGCCGAATCCCCGAAAACGCCCGGCCAGCCATTCTCCCGGTGCCCATGTTGCTACACGCAGCTCCTGTTCGCCCGGAGCCTTACGAATAATAACCAATTTGCTGTGCAAAGGTTCGGGGATATCCGAAAGGGGTTTCAGGTAAAGTGTAAAATCGGTTTTCAGTGGAATGGTAGCCGGAGAGAGATGATAAACGGGAGAGAGCAGATGCGGGTTCCTGGTGTATTCAACCGTGTAATGGAAACATATGCGATCGTACAGCGCTTCGGGTGGTAGGTCGAAAGAAAGATCCGATTCATCTACGATGTTGTGCTGGCCGGGCTGCATCCTGTTGCTGCAGGTATCCGATACACGCGGATGAGCACCCGTTGCCCCGGCTTTTCTCAGAGAAAAACGTATCACGCGCTGATTTCCACTGGCATCCTGCACTTCTATGCTCAGGTGATGCCACTTACCATCACTTAAATCAATCACCCCTCCCGGACGATAAAGCTGATAAATGGGCAGGCGGTTGCCCGGCAAAGGGAAAAACAGCTGATATTGCCGGCCGTCTTCACGCCAGGTGGGATAGTCCATGTGTGCATTTACATCTTCGGTAAGGGCAAACGGAATACTGTCGAGCCGGAAAGTTGCAACAGGTTGTCCATTGTCGTACAGGCGTGCTTCATAGATGCCAAACCTGTTGGGTGTACCATTTTCATGATCCAGCACCTGGATACCCAGTCCGGCATGTGCCGAATTGACCACCACCGCTGATGGATTCGTGGTCCATTGCCCATGTATGGCATGTACCGGCAGCTGAAGTGGATGCTGGAGATAAAGGCTTTGATCCCGATCATAAATAGCGATGCGATATACGGTTGGTGGAATATGATCGGTAATCGGCAGGCCGAATAATTGGGTATTGAGCGGGGTTTGTGTAGCTGTATTGCGAATTTCAAAATGCAGATGTGGGCCCACGGCAGCACCCGTATTGCCGCTCCAGGCGATCAGCTGGCCCTGGCGCACGGGGAACTGGTCGGGCTGAAGTTCCAAATCCACGGCCCAGCTTTGCAGGCGATATTGTTGTTGTTTTACATAGGCGGCCAGTGCGGGCATGAATCGCTCCAGGTGGCCATACACGGTGGTGTAACCGTTGGGATGCTGGATATAAATCACATGGCCGTATCCACTATTGGACACGGCCACCCGGCCGATGAAGCCATCTGCAGCTGCATACACGGGAAGTCCAGTACGACCCAGTGTTTTGATATCCAGCCCAGCATGAAAATGATCGGGGCGCAATTCTCCGTAGTTGCCGGCCAGCACCAGAGGAATATGCAGGGGTGATGCAAATGCATCCGGTGCTGGATTGGAAACCGGAATGGATTGAGCCATTGCAGCTACTGCCAGAACCATCATCCCCGAAAACAGCGTGGTGTATTTGAAGATTTGCATGGGTGTAAAAATACGGGAGCCACCTACATTTGTGAAAAATCGAGTGGTGGCAGGTAAAGGTTTAACATGATGTTAGAACCACTACCGCTAAACTCGTGTATTTTCGCCATACAAGCCTGTGTTCATGTCAGTGAAACTCGTTCAGGTGAGCCGGTATTACGGAACGCAACCCGCTGTTCAGGATATCAATTTTGACATCCACACCGGAGAAGTCGTGGGTTTTTTAGGTCCCAATGGAGCTGGAAAAACGACCACCATGCGCATGATTACGGCTTATTTAAAGCCTTCTTCGGGAAAGATTGAAGTATGCGGTCACGACGTGGTGCGGGCGCCCCTGGCTGTGAAACGCATCACCGGCTATTTACCCGAACAAAATCCCCTGTATCCGGACCTGTATGTGCGGGAA
It includes:
- the bcp gene encoding thioredoxin-dependent thiol peroxidase — protein: MATLNEGDLAPDFTGVDQQGRTVKLSDYRGKKVVLYFYPKDNTPGCTAQACSLRDHYAELKQMGLEVIGVSTDSVASHQKFEQKYQLPFTLIADTDKQIVQAYGVYAPKKFMGKSFLGTVRTTFIINEQGVIEKIIRKPNTARHAQEVMAAVRTS
- the apaG gene encoding Co2+/Mg2+ efflux protein ApaG — translated: MKKVTEGITISVETFFQPDYSNPMGNEFMFAYRITIENDNVFPIKLLRRHWYVVDSNGVKREIEGEGVVGMQPIIAAGERYQYVSGCNLRTEMGKMYGTYLMENLMTKRVFEVKIPEFQMIAPLKMN
- a CDS encoding RNA polymerase sigma factor → MEEQSNNLVPLTDEQLASLLEGCRKGISASQQQLYEQFCRYAMAICLRYAHQEDEARQVMNDGFVKIFTHLHQFRPEKQHQHLVVSFKSWVKKIMIYTAIDYYRANRKHQHEEVDHAVMHKAAAQATPLDKLSHEELMKMVQTLSPAYRMVFNLFVIDGYSHEEIARQLGISVGTSKSNLAKAREKLRKMLLSRYAELYSRYER
- a CDS encoding M23 family metallopeptidase, with translation MQIFKYTTLFSGMMVLAVAAMAQSIPVSNPAPDAFASPLHIPLVLAGNYGELRPDHFHAGLDIKTLGRTGLPVYAAADGFIGRVAVSNSGYGHVIYIQHPNGYTTVYGHLERFMPALAAYVKQQQYRLQSWAVDLELQPDQFPVRQGQLIAWSGNTGAAVGPHLHFEIRNTATQTPLNTQLFGLPITDHIPPTVYRIAIYDRDQSLYLQHPLQLPVHAIHGQWTTNPSAVVVNSAHAGLGIQVLDHENGTPNRFGIYEARLYDNGQPVATFRLDSIPFALTEDVNAHMDYPTWREDGRQYQLFFPLPGNRLPIYQLYRPGGVIDLSDGKWHHLSIEVQDASGNQRVIRFSLRKAGATGAHPRVSDTCSNRMQPGQHNIVDESDLSFDLPPEALYDRICFHYTVEYTRNPHLLSPVYHLSPATIPLKTDFTLYLKPLSDIPEPLHSKLVIIRKAPGEQELRVATWAPGEWLAGRFRGFGDFEVKADTTAPLIMPLGKLHDGIRLTDAREIRFRITDDLSGIASYRATLDGKWLLMGQFRNTIYYSFDEHCPPGRHTLIITVSDNVGNSRTYELHFIR
- a CDS encoding YceI family protein translates to MHLLQKILFLGNILPLTFFPTHAHKPASSGTAADILICRNAHISFYSPAPIEDIKAESDQAVSALNTANGSLYFKVMIRSFTFRRSLMQEHFNEDFMESDKYPYAEFKGNVLQMPDLSKDGNYPVQVQGILTIHGVSKNYTVPATLTVKNKQVSGHAVFNVKLADHQIQIPRLLMKDIAEQVQVTVDALYSVDNSASGSPGA
- a CDS encoding DUF5777 family beta-barrel protein — translated: MKRCYAWPMLALVLLLPHDGRSQQDLSKLFADSTTTHLPVIATFKGTTLVNLQTTKTLHAHDLLFIVGHRFGDFAGSNGGGKTFFGMDAISDVLIGFEYGFSNRFTAGIGRDKGAPNGVSEFQTQLFYLTAKYRLLDQTTDGQMPVSLALFARGVFSAAQRQSIPQSNIDFQQFGDRWSGVVQFLFARKFSESFSAELIPTWVARALTAPHDPHLMFALGAGFRYKINKRMGIIADFAAPFRSQASQNYYKQQFNQHFYFPIGIGWEIETGGHVFHIEFTNATSILENQFIPGTTTSWTRGQFRWGFNLTRTFTLARGAAADWKQ
- a CDS encoding RsmE family RNA methyltransferase, producing the protein MNAPYCAYQRTDTWPLLYVESIPDVGEQVELDAGNARHCLQVLRMEPGDRLLLTDGRGLKAEATLVEIRAGASSRRSGRKSSPPSAVVHLASVVPQPSPPEHILAVALPHHAGRAEWLMEKATELGIRHIYPLITVRSTYSRWKPERYHQLMIAAMLQSFQFYLPELHPPIAFAEWIHACPAERRAIAHCEPAAKLAVWQFVAQTGSKCILVGPEGDFTPEEIEMARKAGWQEISLGHTRLRTETAAIVACTWMTATVSAYHQAISSS